A DNA window from Mastomys coucha isolate ucsf_1 unplaced genomic scaffold, UCSF_Mcou_1 pScaffold21, whole genome shotgun sequence contains the following coding sequences:
- the Ccnj gene encoding cyclin-J isoform X2, producing MELEGQWWRGQLAADIHQALRYKELKLPSYKGQSPQLNLRRYFADLIAIVSNRFTLCPSARHLAVYLLDLFMDRYDISIQQLHLVALSCLLLASKFEEKEDSVPKLEQLNSLGCMTNMNLVLTKQSLLHMELLLLETFQWNLCLPTAAHFIEYYLSEAVHETDLHDGWPMVCLEKTKLYMAKYADYFLEVSLQVAAACVASSRIILRLSPTWPTRLHRLTAYSWDFLVQCIERLLLAHDNDVKEANKQRGQSAPQSAAQLTVFQTAQPSRPVHFQQPQYLHQTSMQYRHPVSEQPSRQQIVSTTHTSSYTLQTCPAGFQTSVQGLGHMQTGVGMSLAIPVEVKPCLSVSYNRSYQINEHFPCITPCFER from the exons GAGCTGAAGCTGCCTTCTTACAAGGGCCAGTCTCCTCAGCTGAATCTCAGGCGCTATTTTGCTGATTTGATTGCCATTGTGAGCAATCGCTTCACGCTCTGCCCTTCTGCCCGGCATCTCGCTGTCTACCTGCTGGACCTGTTCATGGACCGCTATGACATCTCCATTCAGCAGCTGCATTTAGTTGCGCTTTCCTGTCTGCTTCTAGCAA GcaaatttgaagaaaaagaagacagtgtGCCTAAGCTGGAGCAGCTCaacagcctgggctgtatgacTAACATGAATCTGGTGCTCACCAAGCAGAGCCTGCTGCacatggagctgctgctgctggagaccTTCCAGTGGAACCTCTGCCTCCCCACGGCTGCCCACTTCATCGAGTATTACCTCTCTGAAGCAGTGCATGAGACAGACCTTCATGACGGCTGGCCAATGGTTTGTCTGGAAAAGACTAAACTCTACATGGCCAAATATGCAGATTACTTCCTGGAAGTGTCTCTGCAGG TAGCTGCTGCATGTGTGGCTTCTTCGAGGATTATCCTTCGTCTGTCTCCAACATGGCCCACAAGACTGCACCGTCTCACTGCTTACTCCTGGGACTTCTTAGTGCAGTGTATTGAACGGCTATTGCT TGCTCACGATAACGACgtgaaagaagcaaacaaacagagGGGACAGTCGGCTCCTCAGTCCGCAGCACAGCTGACTGTGTTCCAGACGGCGCAGCCCTCGCGGCCGGTTCACTTCCAGCAGCCGCAGTATCTTCATCAGACCTCCATGCAGTATCGACACCCTGTGTCGGAGCAGCCAAGCCGTCAGCAGATTGTGTCTACCACACACACCTCGTCTTACACACTACAGACTTGTCCTGCGGGCTTCCAAACTAGTGTTCAGGGCCTCGGCCACATGCAGACTGGTGTTGGGATGTCCCTGGCAATACCAGTAGAAGTTAAACCCTGCCTCAGTGTTTCTTATAACCGGAGTTACCAGATAAACGAACATTTCCCCTGTATTACCCCATGCTTTGAGAGGTGA
- the Ccnj gene encoding cyclin-J isoform X1: MELEGQWWRGQLAADIHQALRYKELKLPSYKGQSPQLNLRRYFADLIAIVSNRFTLCPSARHLAVYLLDLFMDRYDISIQQLHLVALSCLLLASKFEEKEDSVPKLEQLNSLGCMTNMNLVLTKQSLLHMELLLLETFQWNLCLPTAAHFIEYYLSEAVHETDLHDGWPMVCLEKTKLYMAKYADYFLEVSLQDYAFLNYAPSLVAAACVASSRIILRLSPTWPTRLHRLTAYSWDFLVQCIERLLLAHDNDVKEANKQRGQSAPQSAAQLTVFQTAQPSRPVHFQQPQYLHQTSMQYRHPVSEQPSRQQIVSTTHTSSYTLQTCPAGFQTSVQGLGHMQTGVGMSLAIPVEVKPCLSVSYNRSYQINEHFPCITPCFER, encoded by the exons GAGCTGAAGCTGCCTTCTTACAAGGGCCAGTCTCCTCAGCTGAATCTCAGGCGCTATTTTGCTGATTTGATTGCCATTGTGAGCAATCGCTTCACGCTCTGCCCTTCTGCCCGGCATCTCGCTGTCTACCTGCTGGACCTGTTCATGGACCGCTATGACATCTCCATTCAGCAGCTGCATTTAGTTGCGCTTTCCTGTCTGCTTCTAGCAA GcaaatttgaagaaaaagaagacagtgtGCCTAAGCTGGAGCAGCTCaacagcctgggctgtatgacTAACATGAATCTGGTGCTCACCAAGCAGAGCCTGCTGCacatggagctgctgctgctggagaccTTCCAGTGGAACCTCTGCCTCCCCACGGCTGCCCACTTCATCGAGTATTACCTCTCTGAAGCAGTGCATGAGACAGACCTTCATGACGGCTGGCCAATGGTTTGTCTGGAAAAGACTAAACTCTACATGGCCAAATATGCAGATTACTTCCTGGAAGTGTCTCTGCAGG ATTATGCCTTTCTAAATTATGCACCTTCTTTAGTAGCTGCTGCATGTGTGGCTTCTTCGAGGATTATCCTTCGTCTGTCTCCAACATGGCCCACAAGACTGCACCGTCTCACTGCTTACTCCTGGGACTTCTTAGTGCAGTGTATTGAACGGCTATTGCT TGCTCACGATAACGACgtgaaagaagcaaacaaacagagGGGACAGTCGGCTCCTCAGTCCGCAGCACAGCTGACTGTGTTCCAGACGGCGCAGCCCTCGCGGCCGGTTCACTTCCAGCAGCCGCAGTATCTTCATCAGACCTCCATGCAGTATCGACACCCTGTGTCGGAGCAGCCAAGCCGTCAGCAGATTGTGTCTACCACACACACCTCGTCTTACACACTACAGACTTGTCCTGCGGGCTTCCAAACTAGTGTTCAGGGCCTCGGCCACATGCAGACTGGTGTTGGGATGTCCCTGGCAATACCAGTAGAAGTTAAACCCTGCCTCAGTGTTTCTTATAACCGGAGTTACCAGATAAACGAACATTTCCCCTGTATTACCCCATGCTTTGAGAGGTGA
- the Ccnj gene encoding cyclin-J isoform X3, with product MELEGQWWRGQLAADIHQALRYKELKLPSYKGQSPQLNLRRYFADLIAIVSNRFTLCPSARHLAVYLLDLFMDRYDISIQQLHLVALSCLLLASKFEEKEDSVPKLEQLNSLGCMTNMNLVLTKQSLLHMELLLLETFQWNLCLPTAAHFIEYYLSEAVHETDLHDGWPMVCLEKTKLYMAKYADYFLEVSLQAAACVASSRIILRLSPTWPTRLHRLTAYSWDFLVQCIERLLLAHDNDVKEANKQRGQSAPQSAAQLTVFQTAQPSRPVHFQQPQYLHQTSMQYRHPVSEQPSRQQIVSTTHTSSYTLQTCPAGFQTSVQGLGHMQTGVGMSLAIPVEVKPCLSVSYNRSYQINEHFPCITPCFER from the exons GAGCTGAAGCTGCCTTCTTACAAGGGCCAGTCTCCTCAGCTGAATCTCAGGCGCTATTTTGCTGATTTGATTGCCATTGTGAGCAATCGCTTCACGCTCTGCCCTTCTGCCCGGCATCTCGCTGTCTACCTGCTGGACCTGTTCATGGACCGCTATGACATCTCCATTCAGCAGCTGCATTTAGTTGCGCTTTCCTGTCTGCTTCTAGCAA GcaaatttgaagaaaaagaagacagtgtGCCTAAGCTGGAGCAGCTCaacagcctgggctgtatgacTAACATGAATCTGGTGCTCACCAAGCAGAGCCTGCTGCacatggagctgctgctgctggagaccTTCCAGTGGAACCTCTGCCTCCCCACGGCTGCCCACTTCATCGAGTATTACCTCTCTGAAGCAGTGCATGAGACAGACCTTCATGACGGCTGGCCAATGGTTTGTCTGGAAAAGACTAAACTCTACATGGCCAAATATGCAGATTACTTCCTGGAAGTGTCTCTGCAGG CTGCTGCATGTGTGGCTTCTTCGAGGATTATCCTTCGTCTGTCTCCAACATGGCCCACAAGACTGCACCGTCTCACTGCTTACTCCTGGGACTTCTTAGTGCAGTGTATTGAACGGCTATTGCT TGCTCACGATAACGACgtgaaagaagcaaacaaacagagGGGACAGTCGGCTCCTCAGTCCGCAGCACAGCTGACTGTGTTCCAGACGGCGCAGCCCTCGCGGCCGGTTCACTTCCAGCAGCCGCAGTATCTTCATCAGACCTCCATGCAGTATCGACACCCTGTGTCGGAGCAGCCAAGCCGTCAGCAGATTGTGTCTACCACACACACCTCGTCTTACACACTACAGACTTGTCCTGCGGGCTTCCAAACTAGTGTTCAGGGCCTCGGCCACATGCAGACTGGTGTTGGGATGTCCCTGGCAATACCAGTAGAAGTTAAACCCTGCCTCAGTGTTTCTTATAACCGGAGTTACCAGATAAACGAACATTTCCCCTGTATTACCCCATGCTTTGAGAGGTGA